The nucleotide sequence CTGCCTATATTTTCCTGAGACCCAGGAATGCATATCCAATGTTCACATGTGGTGCAAATAATGTGCTTCACCAATGAGGAAGCCATATGAAGCGTAAAGAGATCTTTGTCACCCGAGATCCTCTCCATTACAGAGACAAATGGAGCAGAATAACTAAATGCCGCTTCTCAATTACGCACAATCATTGAGCCACATGTTAACCAAGGTGAAGCCTTCTGTATCTACAACATTCAGACCACAGGAGAGGAAGTGGTCTCTCCTACAGAGGACACAGAGACACTGAGGAGTCATGTGACCAGAGGCCAAACCCCGCATACAGAGGTTCAGTGAATGTGGTTCTGAAGGTGTGGAGGTGGGTCAGTGAGTCAGAGGAGACTCTGTAGAAGGAGAGAGAGCCAGCAGGATGATCCAGATACACTGCTACTCTAccagagggggaggaggaggaggaggaggaggaggaggaggaggaggaggaggaggaggaggaggaggaggaggaggaggaggaggaggaggaggaggaggaggaggaggaggaggaggaggaggggatgTGTGTTACTGTCTCATTGTGCCACACAGAGTAACCTTTATCAGAGCAGCTCAGACTCCAGGACTGATCATTCCATCCAAACTGAGAGTCCCCCCTGCCTCCTTTCCTCCTGATTCCTCTGGAAGTCACTGATATATGAACCACTCCTCTCCACTCGACCTCCCAGTAGCAGCGATCAGTCAGAGCTTCTCTACACATCAGCTGAGGATAGGA is from Pseudochaenichthys georgianus unplaced genomic scaffold, fPseGeo1.2 scaffold_167_arrow_ctg1, whole genome shotgun sequence and encodes:
- the LOC117441320 gene encoding stonustoxin subunit beta-like, which produces LSGCLVKKEGCASLASALVSNPSHLRELDLSYNHPGDSGVKLLSVQLEDPDRRLQTLRVDHGGEEWLKPGLRKYSCELTLDPNTAHIELQLSDNNRKVTRVREKQPYPDHPERFDSYPQLMCREALTDRCYWEVEWRGVVHISVTSRGIRRKGGRGDSQFGWNDQSWSLSCSDKGYSVWHNETVTHIPSSSSSSRVAVYLDHPAGSLSFYRVSSDSLTHLHTFRTTFTEPLYAGFGLWSHDSSVSLCPL